In Kryptolebias marmoratus isolate JLee-2015 linkage group LG20, ASM164957v2, whole genome shotgun sequence, a genomic segment contains:
- the myom1a gene encoding myomesin 1a (skelemin) isoform X2 — translation MSGSVQVTQQLYQQLETQQLHEQLEKQQHFESSYYLSSRSSVSKQAFSTHQAQTTQKIHKTHKTQKTQTAQMTQTTQATRSHRVKTSVKTEKGQEVVKLSPLPKRAKRTYLAMDKDKEVIGYVIPVFRANHDVVRGLMETQDEEYTEEGIHYVAMRNLFVREAREALEVRVEKKTREKHVRESAVRLQMGRTMEEWTEFRRKMNPDRLTHPPEFIVKPRGQTVWEGKTVRLHCTVAGWPKPRIAWYKNNVLINAKAHPEKYTAESIYNMHSLEIKNCDFLDTAQYHVSALNVKGEASSTATLVVKRFQDGPEAGPFDPKPHGFCPEHGVTFQTAIIDQFDVAFGREGETLSLGCTVIIYPTVKKYQPQVVWYRNSVPLKPSKWVHTHWSGERAILTLTHLNKEDEGMYTLRVNTKSGFDTHSAYVFVRDADVEVEGVPVAPLDVRCHDVNKDYVVVTWKQPAVEGSSSILGYYIDRCEVGTHHWAQCNDAPVKYARFPVTGLVEGRSYVFRVRALNNAGVSRPSRISDAVVAMDPSDRARLKAGPSAPWTGVIKFTEEDPTVGVVPGEPTDVIVTEATKSYVVLAWKPPVQRGHEGVMYYIEKCISGTDLWQRVNTNMPVKSPRFALFDLAEGKSYSFRVRCCNSAGVGEASESTGEIIVGDKLDLPSPPGCPVATRNTDTSVVVFWGASKDVKHLVGYYIETSVVGTDAWMPCNNKPIKQTRFVCHGLSTGLNYVFRVKAVNAAGYSQSSATSDAVIVQAAISVPGEPTGVTLLEAVKDYMVVGWTAPEKNGGADIRGYFVDYRSVKGNVFGKWHEMNLKALTTTSYKAENLKENVFYQFRVRATNMAGLSKASLPSQALECKEWTITVPGPPVGLHVQEVRDTSLVVLWEAPMFSGRSPVNGYYLDIKEASAGEEGWKAVHEKTNKSKFMKVTGLKAGTSYVFRVRAQNLVGVGKSSAVLGPILAQTRPGTKEIYVDVDDEGMISMVFECSEMSAGSEFVWYKNYQEITDTSRLNIVSKGGNSKATFNSPSLDDLGTFSCVVTNTDGISSSYTLTEEGLMRLLDISHEHKFPVIPFKNEMAMELLEKGRVRFWTQLEKFTSACQVEYVFNDVIIEEGKKYTMKFDKSTGIIEMFMDSLEVTDEGTFTFNLVDGKAKGTTSLVLIGDEFRELQKKSEFERAEWVRKQGPHFVEYLDFTVTQECDVLLKCTIGNIRPETEIIWSKDSIEIAEDDEDAKKIEKKDCKLTFNIGKISKQDAGFYEVFLRDDRGRDKSTFNLTDAGYQAVMNEVFRVIASSSSEIKVVSTESGIVLYSMVTYYDENLPVGWLHKDAKIAASERVKSGVTGEQLWLKINEPTEKDKGKYTMNIFEGNNGAKRVLELTGKVWDEAFEEFQRLKAAAIAERNRARVIGGLPDVVAIQEGKSLNLTGNVWGEPQPEVSWTKNEKELTSGDRYKLKFEQGKFASITIAAVTTADSGKYALVVKNKYGTEAGEFTVSVYNPEEEESKEEKKD, via the exons TGTGAAGACCTCTGTGAAGACAGAGAAGGGGCAGGAGGTGGTCAAACTGAGCCCGCTACCCAAAAGAGCCAAACGTACCTACCTGGCGATGGACAAGGACAAAGAAGTTATCGGATATGTCATTCCTGTTTTCAGAGCCAA CCATGACGTGGTTCGGGGTCTGATGGAGACCCAGGACGAAGAATACACAGAGGAGGGGATTCACTATGTGGCCATGAGGAACCTGTTCGTCAGGGAGGCCAGGGAGGCTTTGGAGGTCAGAgtggagaagaaaacaagagaaaagcaTGTCAGGGAATCTGCAGTACGCCTGCAGATGGGCAGGACg ATGGAGGAATGGACAGAGTTTCGTAGGAAAATGAACCCAGACAGGCTGACTCACCCTCCAGAGTTTATTGTCAAGCCCCGTGGACAGACTGTGTGGGAGGGCAAGACGGTGCGGCTGCACTGCACCGTGGCTGGATGGCCCAAACCAAGGATTGCCTG GTACAAAAACAATGTGCTCATTAATGCCAAGGCCCACCCTGAGAAGTACACGGCTGAAAGCATCTACAACATGCACTCCCTGGAGATCAAGAA cTGTGACTTCTTGGACACTGCTCAGTATCACGTCTCTGCCCTCAACGTGAAAGGAGAAGCTTCGTCAACAGCCACCCTCGTTGTCAAAA ggtTCCAAGATGGTCCGGAAGCAGGTCCATTTGATCCTAAACCAC aTGGGTTTTGCCCTGAGCACGGTGTCACCTTTCAAACAGCCATCATTGACCAATTCGATGTGGCTTTTGGCCGTGAAGGGGAAACTTTGAGTCTGGGATGCACAGTCATCATTTATCCCACTGTGAAAAAATACCAGCCTCAAGTCGTGTGGTACAGAAact CTGTCCCCTTGAAGCCCTCTAAATGGGTGCACACCCACTGGTCCGGGGAGCGTGCCATTCTCACTCTTACCCACCTCAACAAGGAAGACGAGGGCATGTACACCCTGCGTGTCAACACAAAATCTGGCTTCGACACCCACTCCGCCTATGTGTTTGTCAGAG ATGCTGATGTGGAGGTGGAAGGGGTTCCTGTGGCGCCACTGGACGTGCGCTGCCACGATGTTAATAAGGACTATGTGGTGGTAACCTGGAAGCAGCCAGCGGTGGAGGGCAGCAGTTCCATCCTGGGGTACTACATCGACAG GTGTGAGGTGGGCACTCATCACTGGGCTCAGTGTAACGATGCTCCAGTGAAATACGCCCGCTTCCCTGTGACAGGACTGGTGGAGGGGCGCTCTTACGTCTTCAGGGTTCGGGCCTTGAACAATGCGGGAGTCAGCCGTCCATCCCGCATCTCTGATGCTGTTGTTGCCATGGATCCGTCCGACAGAGCTCGACTCAAAG CTGGGCCCTCGGCACCGTGGACCGGGGTGATCAAGTTCACAGAGGAGGACCCCACTG TGGGTGTTGTTCCTGGAGAACCGACGGATGTCATTGTCACCGAGGCAACCAAGAGCTACGTGGTGCTCGCCTGGAAGCCCCCAGTGCAGAGGGGTCATGAGGGAGTCATGTATTACATTGAGAAG TGTATTTCAGGGACAGACCTCTGGCAGAGGGTGAACACTAATATGCCAGTAAAGTCTCCACGCTTTGCACTTTTTGACCTGGCTGAGGGGAAATCCTACAGCTTTCGTGTGCGCTGCTGCAACTCCGCCGGCGTGGGCGAGGCCTCTGAATCCACCGGAGAAATCATAGTTGGAGATAAACTCG ACTTACCGTCACCTCCAGGTTGTCCAGTAGCCACCAGGAACACTGACACCTCTGTGGTGGTCTTCTGGGGGGCTTCAAAGGACGTCAAGCACTTGGTTGGCTACTACATTGAAACCAGTGTGGTGGGCACTGATGCCTGGATGCCCTGCAACAATAAGCCGATCAAGCAGACCAG GTTTGTCTGCCATGGCCTCTCCACAGGGCTGAACTACGTGTTCAGGGTGAAGGCAGTGAACGCTGCTGGATACAGCCAGAGCTCCGCCACTTCCGATGCTGTGATTGTACAAGCTGCCATCT CCGTACCTGGGGAGCCCACCGGTGTGACCCTGCTGGAGGCTGTCAAGGACTACATGGTGGTGGGTTGGACTGCACCTGAAAAGAACGGAGGAGCCGATATCAGGGGATATTTTGTGGATTACAGGAGCGTGAAGGGAAATGTTTTTGGGAAATGGCACGAAATGAACCTCAAGGCTCTGACCACAACCTCCTACAAG gctGAGAACCTGAAGGAAAACGTCTTCTATCAGTTCCGAGTGCGTGCGACGAACATGGCCGGTTTGAGTAAAGCTTCTCTTCCCAGTCAAGCTCTGGAGTGCAAAGAATGGACCATTACTGTTCCAG GGCCCCCTGTCGGCCTCCATGTGCAGGAGGTTCGTGATACCTCGCTCGTGGTTTTGTGGGAAGCACCCATGTTCAGCGGCCGCAGTCCTGTCAACGGCTACTATCTGGATATCAAGGAGGCCTCCGCCGGGGAAGAAGGCTGGAAGGCTGTTCACGAGAAGACCAACAAGAGCAAGTTCATGAAG GTGACTGGGCTGAAGGCTGGAACATCCTACGTCTTCCGTGTGCGTGCTCAGAATCTTGTCGGAGTTGGAAAATCCTCAGCAGTCTTGGGTCCAATCCTGGCCCAGACTCGCCCTG gCACCAAGGAGATTTATGTGGATGTCGACGATGAGGGCATGATTTCTATGGTCTTTGAGTGCTCCGAGATGAGTGCAGGCTCTGAGTTTGTTTGGTACAAGAATTACCAGGAAATCACAGACACATCTCGTCTGAATATCGTCAGCAAAGGGGGCAA CTCCAAAGCTACCTTCAACAGTCCTTCCCTGGACGATCTGGGCACCTTCTCCTGCGTGGTCACCAACACAGACGGCATTTCCTCCAGCTACACACTCACTGAGGAGG GTCTCATGCGTCTTCTGGACATTAGCCACGAGCACAAGTTCCCTG TTATCCCCTTCAAGAATGAAATGGCCATGGAGCTGCTCGAGAAAGGCCGAGTTCGATTCTGGACTCAGCTGGAGAAATTCACTTCTGCCTGCCAAGTGGAGTATGTCTTCAATGATGTCATCATCGAGGAAGGAAAG AAATACACAATGAAGTTTGATAAATCCACCGGCATCATTGAGATGTTTATGGACTCCTTGGAGGTCACGGATGAGGGAACATTCACCTTTAACCTGGTGGATGGCAAGGCTAAGGGAACCACCAGTCTGGTGCTAATTGGAGATG aaTTCAGGGAGCTTCAAAAGAAATCAGAGTTTGAGAGGGCAGAGTGGGTCAGGAAACAAG GTCCTCATTTTGTTGAGTACCTTGACTTTACTGTTACTCAAGAATGTGATGTGCTGTTGAAATGCACG ATTGGAAATATCAGACCAGAGACCGAGATCATTTGGTCCAAGGACTCCATTGAGATtgcagaggatgatgaggacGCTAAGAAAATTGAGAAAAAGGATTGCAAGCTGACCTTTAATATTGGAAAG ATCTCCAAGCAAGATGCAGGTTTTTATGAGGTCTTCCTGAGAGACGACAGAGGAAGAGATAAGAGCACCTTCAATTTGACAGACGCAG GATACCAAGCTGTAATGAATGAGGTGTTTAGAGTTATTG CCAGCTCCTCCAGTGAAATCAAAGTTGTCAGCACTGAAAGTGGCATCGTCCTCTACTCCATGGTCACATATTATGATGAGAACCTGCCTGTTGGTTGGCTTCACAA AGATGCCAAGATTGCCGCTTCAGAGAGAGTTAAGTCTGGTGTCACGGGAGAGCAGCTTTGGCTTAAGATCAATGAGCCCACTGAGAAGGACAAGGGCAAATACACCATGAATATCTTTGAAGGCAACAACGGTGCGAAGAGAGTCTTGGAGCTGACTGGCAAGG TTTGGGACGAGGCGTTTGAAGAATTCCAAAGACTCAA AGCGGCAGCAATCGCAGAGAGAA ACCGTGCTCGTGTTATTGGAGGCTTGCCAGATGTGGTTGCAATCCAAGAGGGCAag TCCCTGAACCTGACCGGCAATGTGTGGGGCGAGCCTCAGCCCGAGGTGAGCTGGACGAAGAACGAGAAGGAGCTGACGTCCGGCGACCGCTACAAACTGAAGTTCGAGCAAGGCAAGTTCGCCAGCATCACGATCGCCGCCGTCACCACGGCCGACTCTGGCAAATATGCTCTGGTGGTGAAGAACAAGTACGGCACGGAGGCTGGAGAGTTCACAGTCAGTGTGTACAACCCTGAAGAAGAGGAGagcaaagaggagaagaaagacTAA
- the myom1a gene encoding myomesin 1a (skelemin) isoform X1 translates to MSGSVQVTQQLYQQLETQQLHEQLEKQQHFESSYYLSSRSSVSKQAFSTHQAQTTQKIHKTHKTQKTQTAQMTQTTQATRSHRVKTSVKTEKGQEVVKLSPLPKRAKRTYLAMDKDKEVIGYVIPVFRANHDVVRGLMETQDEEYTEEGIHYVAMRNLFVREAREALEVRVEKKTREKHVRESAVRLQMGRTMEEWTEFRRKMNPDRLTHPPEFIVKPRGQTVWEGKTVRLHCTVAGWPKPRIAWYKNNVLINAKAHPEKYTAESIYNMHSLEIKNCDFLDTAQYHVSALNVKGEASSTATLVVKRFQDGPEAGPFDPKPHGFCPEHGVTFQTAIIDQFDVAFGREGETLSLGCTVIIYPTVKKYQPQVVWYRNSVPLKPSKWVHTHWSGERAILTLTHLNKEDEGMYTLRVNTKSGFDTHSAYVFVRDADVEVEGVPVAPLDVRCHDVNKDYVVVTWKQPAVEGSSSILGYYIDRCEVGTHHWAQCNDAPVKYARFPVTGLVEGRSYVFRVRALNNAGVSRPSRISDAVVAMDPSDRARLKAGPSAPWTGVIKFTEEDPTVGVVPGEPTDVIVTEATKSYVVLAWKPPVQRGHEGVMYYIEKCISGTDLWQRVNTNMPVKSPRFALFDLAEGKSYSFRVRCCNSAGVGEASESTGEIIVGDKLDLPSPPGCPVATRNTDTSVVVFWGASKDVKHLVGYYIETSVVGTDAWMPCNNKPIKQTRFVCHGLSTGLNYVFRVKAVNAAGYSQSSATSDAVIVQAAISVPGEPTGVTLLEAVKDYMVVGWTAPEKNGGADIRGYFVDYRSVKGNVFGKWHEMNLKALTTTSYKAENLKENVFYQFRVRATNMAGLSKASLPSQALECKEWTITVPGPPVGLHVQEVRDTSLVVLWEAPMFSGRSPVNGYYLDIKEASAGEEGWKAVHEKTNKSKFMKVTGLKAGTSYVFRVRAQNLVGVGKSSAVLGPILAQTRPGTKEIYVDVDDEGMISMVFECSEMSAGSEFVWYKNYQEITDTSRLNIVSKGGNSKATFNSPSLDDLGTFSCVVTNTDGISSSYTLTEEGLMRLLDISHEHKFPVIPFKNEMAMELLEKGRVRFWTQLEKFTSACQVEYVFNDVIIEEGKKYTMKFDKSTGIIEMFMDSLEVTDEGTFTFNLVDGKAKGTTSLVLIGDEFRELQKKSEFERAEWVRKQGPHFVEYLDFTVTQECDVLLKCTIGNIRPETEIIWSKDSIEIAEDDEDAKKIEKKDCKLTFNIGKWVFKQEKKKEKGGKKPSAKNIPLPPRPKISKQDAGFYEVFLRDDRGRDKSTFNLTDAGYQAVMNEVFRVIASSSSEIKVVSTESGIVLYSMVTYYDENLPVGWLHKDAKIAASERVKSGVTGEQLWLKINEPTEKDKGKYTMNIFEGNNGAKRVLELTGKVWDEAFEEFQRLKAAAIAERNRARVIGGLPDVVAIQEGKSLNLTGNVWGEPQPEVSWTKNEKELTSGDRYKLKFEQGKFASITIAAVTTADSGKYALVVKNKYGTEAGEFTVSVYNPEEEESKEEKKD, encoded by the exons TGTGAAGACCTCTGTGAAGACAGAGAAGGGGCAGGAGGTGGTCAAACTGAGCCCGCTACCCAAAAGAGCCAAACGTACCTACCTGGCGATGGACAAGGACAAAGAAGTTATCGGATATGTCATTCCTGTTTTCAGAGCCAA CCATGACGTGGTTCGGGGTCTGATGGAGACCCAGGACGAAGAATACACAGAGGAGGGGATTCACTATGTGGCCATGAGGAACCTGTTCGTCAGGGAGGCCAGGGAGGCTTTGGAGGTCAGAgtggagaagaaaacaagagaaaagcaTGTCAGGGAATCTGCAGTACGCCTGCAGATGGGCAGGACg ATGGAGGAATGGACAGAGTTTCGTAGGAAAATGAACCCAGACAGGCTGACTCACCCTCCAGAGTTTATTGTCAAGCCCCGTGGACAGACTGTGTGGGAGGGCAAGACGGTGCGGCTGCACTGCACCGTGGCTGGATGGCCCAAACCAAGGATTGCCTG GTACAAAAACAATGTGCTCATTAATGCCAAGGCCCACCCTGAGAAGTACACGGCTGAAAGCATCTACAACATGCACTCCCTGGAGATCAAGAA cTGTGACTTCTTGGACACTGCTCAGTATCACGTCTCTGCCCTCAACGTGAAAGGAGAAGCTTCGTCAACAGCCACCCTCGTTGTCAAAA ggtTCCAAGATGGTCCGGAAGCAGGTCCATTTGATCCTAAACCAC aTGGGTTTTGCCCTGAGCACGGTGTCACCTTTCAAACAGCCATCATTGACCAATTCGATGTGGCTTTTGGCCGTGAAGGGGAAACTTTGAGTCTGGGATGCACAGTCATCATTTATCCCACTGTGAAAAAATACCAGCCTCAAGTCGTGTGGTACAGAAact CTGTCCCCTTGAAGCCCTCTAAATGGGTGCACACCCACTGGTCCGGGGAGCGTGCCATTCTCACTCTTACCCACCTCAACAAGGAAGACGAGGGCATGTACACCCTGCGTGTCAACACAAAATCTGGCTTCGACACCCACTCCGCCTATGTGTTTGTCAGAG ATGCTGATGTGGAGGTGGAAGGGGTTCCTGTGGCGCCACTGGACGTGCGCTGCCACGATGTTAATAAGGACTATGTGGTGGTAACCTGGAAGCAGCCAGCGGTGGAGGGCAGCAGTTCCATCCTGGGGTACTACATCGACAG GTGTGAGGTGGGCACTCATCACTGGGCTCAGTGTAACGATGCTCCAGTGAAATACGCCCGCTTCCCTGTGACAGGACTGGTGGAGGGGCGCTCTTACGTCTTCAGGGTTCGGGCCTTGAACAATGCGGGAGTCAGCCGTCCATCCCGCATCTCTGATGCTGTTGTTGCCATGGATCCGTCCGACAGAGCTCGACTCAAAG CTGGGCCCTCGGCACCGTGGACCGGGGTGATCAAGTTCACAGAGGAGGACCCCACTG TGGGTGTTGTTCCTGGAGAACCGACGGATGTCATTGTCACCGAGGCAACCAAGAGCTACGTGGTGCTCGCCTGGAAGCCCCCAGTGCAGAGGGGTCATGAGGGAGTCATGTATTACATTGAGAAG TGTATTTCAGGGACAGACCTCTGGCAGAGGGTGAACACTAATATGCCAGTAAAGTCTCCACGCTTTGCACTTTTTGACCTGGCTGAGGGGAAATCCTACAGCTTTCGTGTGCGCTGCTGCAACTCCGCCGGCGTGGGCGAGGCCTCTGAATCCACCGGAGAAATCATAGTTGGAGATAAACTCG ACTTACCGTCACCTCCAGGTTGTCCAGTAGCCACCAGGAACACTGACACCTCTGTGGTGGTCTTCTGGGGGGCTTCAAAGGACGTCAAGCACTTGGTTGGCTACTACATTGAAACCAGTGTGGTGGGCACTGATGCCTGGATGCCCTGCAACAATAAGCCGATCAAGCAGACCAG GTTTGTCTGCCATGGCCTCTCCACAGGGCTGAACTACGTGTTCAGGGTGAAGGCAGTGAACGCTGCTGGATACAGCCAGAGCTCCGCCACTTCCGATGCTGTGATTGTACAAGCTGCCATCT CCGTACCTGGGGAGCCCACCGGTGTGACCCTGCTGGAGGCTGTCAAGGACTACATGGTGGTGGGTTGGACTGCACCTGAAAAGAACGGAGGAGCCGATATCAGGGGATATTTTGTGGATTACAGGAGCGTGAAGGGAAATGTTTTTGGGAAATGGCACGAAATGAACCTCAAGGCTCTGACCACAACCTCCTACAAG gctGAGAACCTGAAGGAAAACGTCTTCTATCAGTTCCGAGTGCGTGCGACGAACATGGCCGGTTTGAGTAAAGCTTCTCTTCCCAGTCAAGCTCTGGAGTGCAAAGAATGGACCATTACTGTTCCAG GGCCCCCTGTCGGCCTCCATGTGCAGGAGGTTCGTGATACCTCGCTCGTGGTTTTGTGGGAAGCACCCATGTTCAGCGGCCGCAGTCCTGTCAACGGCTACTATCTGGATATCAAGGAGGCCTCCGCCGGGGAAGAAGGCTGGAAGGCTGTTCACGAGAAGACCAACAAGAGCAAGTTCATGAAG GTGACTGGGCTGAAGGCTGGAACATCCTACGTCTTCCGTGTGCGTGCTCAGAATCTTGTCGGAGTTGGAAAATCCTCAGCAGTCTTGGGTCCAATCCTGGCCCAGACTCGCCCTG gCACCAAGGAGATTTATGTGGATGTCGACGATGAGGGCATGATTTCTATGGTCTTTGAGTGCTCCGAGATGAGTGCAGGCTCTGAGTTTGTTTGGTACAAGAATTACCAGGAAATCACAGACACATCTCGTCTGAATATCGTCAGCAAAGGGGGCAA CTCCAAAGCTACCTTCAACAGTCCTTCCCTGGACGATCTGGGCACCTTCTCCTGCGTGGTCACCAACACAGACGGCATTTCCTCCAGCTACACACTCACTGAGGAGG GTCTCATGCGTCTTCTGGACATTAGCCACGAGCACAAGTTCCCTG TTATCCCCTTCAAGAATGAAATGGCCATGGAGCTGCTCGAGAAAGGCCGAGTTCGATTCTGGACTCAGCTGGAGAAATTCACTTCTGCCTGCCAAGTGGAGTATGTCTTCAATGATGTCATCATCGAGGAAGGAAAG AAATACACAATGAAGTTTGATAAATCCACCGGCATCATTGAGATGTTTATGGACTCCTTGGAGGTCACGGATGAGGGAACATTCACCTTTAACCTGGTGGATGGCAAGGCTAAGGGAACCACCAGTCTGGTGCTAATTGGAGATG aaTTCAGGGAGCTTCAAAAGAAATCAGAGTTTGAGAGGGCAGAGTGGGTCAGGAAACAAG GTCCTCATTTTGTTGAGTACCTTGACTTTACTGTTACTCAAGAATGTGATGTGCTGTTGAAATGCACG ATTGGAAATATCAGACCAGAGACCGAGATCATTTGGTCCAAGGACTCCATTGAGATtgcagaggatgatgaggacGCTAAGAAAATTGAGAAAAAGGATTGCAAGCTGACCTTTAATATTGGAAAG TGGGTTTTTAagcaagagaaaaagaaagaaaaaggagggaaaaaaccATCTGCAAAGAACATTCCCCTGCCGCCAAGACCTAAA ATCTCCAAGCAAGATGCAGGTTTTTATGAGGTCTTCCTGAGAGACGACAGAGGAAGAGATAAGAGCACCTTCAATTTGACAGACGCAG GATACCAAGCTGTAATGAATGAGGTGTTTAGAGTTATTG CCAGCTCCTCCAGTGAAATCAAAGTTGTCAGCACTGAAAGTGGCATCGTCCTCTACTCCATGGTCACATATTATGATGAGAACCTGCCTGTTGGTTGGCTTCACAA AGATGCCAAGATTGCCGCTTCAGAGAGAGTTAAGTCTGGTGTCACGGGAGAGCAGCTTTGGCTTAAGATCAATGAGCCCACTGAGAAGGACAAGGGCAAATACACCATGAATATCTTTGAAGGCAACAACGGTGCGAAGAGAGTCTTGGAGCTGACTGGCAAGG TTTGGGACGAGGCGTTTGAAGAATTCCAAAGACTCAA AGCGGCAGCAATCGCAGAGAGAA ACCGTGCTCGTGTTATTGGAGGCTTGCCAGATGTGGTTGCAATCCAAGAGGGCAag TCCCTGAACCTGACCGGCAATGTGTGGGGCGAGCCTCAGCCCGAGGTGAGCTGGACGAAGAACGAGAAGGAGCTGACGTCCGGCGACCGCTACAAACTGAAGTTCGAGCAAGGCAAGTTCGCCAGCATCACGATCGCCGCCGTCACCACGGCCGACTCTGGCAAATATGCTCTGGTGGTGAAGAACAAGTACGGCACGGAGGCTGGAGAGTTCACAGTCAGTGTGTACAACCCTGAAGAAGAGGAGagcaaagaggagaagaaagacTAA